CAGCTTTGCTTAGATAAAGTCTTGTCGATCGTACTCCAACCTCCCCAAAAGGAGATAACTCATTTAAACTCAAATCGTTGGTTATACTCTCTGCAATCGACAAATCAAAGCTCGAATCTTGATATATATGATAGTTCTCCAACAAACCCAAATTTAACAAGCTCAAATTCTTTTCGGGCAACATTTCCATGACCTGGGTAACTGTTTtattatttgttgtttggaCATCACCTTCAAACTTCTTACTTGAATATATCACTTTTCCTATAGCATGGAATATACCAATGGCATTTTCTCGGTTGTAATCAACTCCagatttgtaaaatttaacccacatttccaaattcaagaTAATGGATCTTATGTCACCAACTTTGAATAGCTCCAGAAgaaatgaatcaaatttggcaTCATTCAGTATCTTGGTTAAACCCTCACTTTTCAAGATCGAATTTACCGTTTTTTTTAGAAACCTAGTCGCTAGCGGATTAAACCGAATAGTTTCTACTTCTGGATAACTCAATAACTCGCGACCCAATAACGTATCACTAGTCATGTTATTCTCAAGCCcataaaaaaattgtgttCTATCAGATTcatattcaaattcactAATACAAATCACCAATGGAGGTAATGCGACTGCGGCAAATATCCAATGCTTAATAGTGTCTCTAAATTCCCTCAATGTGTCCTCATGGTAGACATTGGGTAGCTCCTCGATTAACACCACCGCCTGTGTCTTATACTTACAGCTTTGTAGAAACTGGGTAATGTTTTCCGATTCGTCGTACTCAATCAACCTGTCATCAAAGACGTCAGCATTGTTTATCTCTCTAGCAAGTAATTTAATTGTAGTCGATTTGCTGGATCCGCACGGCCCAACGAGAACCAACACTTTAGTTTTCAGTTCACGCGTCTTCATTCTGTATAATGCATTCTTTACTTGTGTCAATTTGGTTGGATTGATACAAATTTCCGAAGTAGTTCGGGGCGCGTATTTGGTAAGCCATGGTGTGTGTTGCAGATGCGGTTTCTGAGGACTAGGTGGAACCAGAAACACATCttgattttcatcatctgtTGATGTATCAACgtcttcaaatgaaatttcatGTGCCttacatttgaatttcttcttgGGTGGCATAAAGGTAGAAGGTGGTGCGAATCTAGTGACTTGTACACTATTTTCAGGATGAATGTAACACTTATGCCATCAAAAAAAGTCGCTCCTGAcacaacaaattaaatTCGTACATTGTATTGTAGTAAATTCGCACTAAGTACAAAATACATTTCGCAACTACAAGCTAAATAATACTGCTGATAGCCTTAAAGAAATCTCTCACATAGAATTCGTAATAGTCGCACTCCACCTACTTTGCTGCTAATAATAGGGGATACAACTTGCGATATCTTTTCTGCCTGTGCTTTATTACACAAAGACTGCTGAATTCTTCTTTACAGAATTGTACTTTTTCCACAACTGATCAACATTGATATTGACAGCATCTGGGATACAATGACAACTATCGGTTTTCTTGGCAATATCAAACCAAGAATCAAGTGCAAAGTTGACAGATTCAGCTAGATTGAAACCGTAATTGAAGCCAGCATGATATCCATATGGGTACGTTAAAATGAACTCACCCTCTCTATGAATGGTATGATTCACAGTGATACCTTTTTTCTCTA
The Candida orthopsilosis Co 90-125, chromosome 5 draft sequence genome window above contains:
- a CDS encoding Rad24 protein (S. cerevisiae homolog RAD24 has DNA clamp loader activity, has role in DNA damage checkpoint, reciprocal meiotic recombination, nucleotide-excision repair and localizes to Rad17 RFC-like complex, nucleus); the protein is MPPKKKFKCKAHEISFEDVDTSTDDENQDVFSVPPSPQKPHSQHTPWLTKYAPRTTSEICINPTKLTQVKNALYRMKTRESKTKVLVLVGPCGSSKSTTIKLLAREINNADVFDDRLIEYDESENITQFLQSCKYKTQAVVLIEELPNVYHEDTLREFRDTIKHWIFAAVALPPLVICISEFEYESDRTQFFYGLENNMTSDTLLGRELLSYPEVETIRFNPLATRFLKKTVNSILKSEGLTKISNDAKFDSFLSELFKVGDIRSIILNLEMWVKFYKSGVDYNRENAIGIFHAIGKVIYSSKKFEGDVQTTNNKTVTQVMEMLPEKNLSLLNLGLLENYHIYQDSSFDLSIAESITNDLSLNELSPFGEVGVRSTRLYLSKAGPKSSTSKLKMKFPRHFKVLKAMRKTNTRLNEYRRYVSPESSIENLNLIDGYYLPLIYNRKRKTRYRYNRLGGKLHKIYADDDVVVDDYQTSHEYDQFQNDIDLSVNRQEGDDKSDALSDQIEESPFEDSDDGFGSDTEIDLLISQGKL